The Flavobacterium faecale genomic sequence TTTCATTCAAAATATCACTCTTTAGATCGGTGGTATCTTGCACTACAATTAGCTTTGTGTTATTAATGTCATAACTCTTAAGTTTAGCATTTAAATCTTTTATTTCGCTAACAGAAAATTTCTTGGTCAAAAAACCTAATTCTAGTTTTTTTGGACTGGTATTAAAAGCGGTTCTTTTGTATAGAATCGCAATTCCTTTGTTACTGAATTCATTTTCCATGAAGACATCAATAGCATGTTGGTATTTTTTTTGTTCAAAAAGCTGGTAAGCAAAATAGATACTCGGCAGAATCAAAATCGTAATCAAGGTGGTAATAATGTATTTTACCTTTGTTTGATTACGATCTGTCAATTGCTTTTTGGTGGGGTATTTTAAATACTTTACAATGAAGAAAGTAGAAATACAAATGAATACACAGTTGATAGCGTATAAGTAAATAGCTCCAAAGAAGAACATTAAATTACCTACAGCCAAACCATATCCAGCTGTACACAATGGTGGCATTAATGCTGTTGCAATAGCCACACCTGGAATAGGATTTCCTTTTTCGGCTCGTGTGATGGCAATAGCGCCTACAAGTCCACCTGAAAAGGCAATAATAATATCATAAAAGTTAGGAGCAGTTCGTGATAATAACTCTGGCTGCGTCTCTTTGAATGGACTGATATAAAAATAGAAAGTAGACACTAATAAACCTACGATGGTTGCCACCAATAAGTTCTTAAGTGACGTTTGTAGTAAATCAAAATCATAAATTCCAAGACCAAATCCGGCACCTACAATAGGTCCCATCAAGGGCGAGATAAGCATGGCGCCAATAATTACTGCTGTCGAGTTGACATTTAACCCTAC encodes the following:
- a CDS encoding TIGR00341 family protein — encoded protein: MEKLVSRFVNFINLNQGEEERSKVLENVQSNISFSGSNLWILACAIVVASVGLNVNSTAVIIGAMLISPLMGPIVGAGFGLGIYDFDLLQTSLKNLLVATIVGLLVSTFYFYISPFKETQPELLSRTAPNFYDIIIAFSGGLVGAIAITRAEKGNPIPGVAIATALMPPLCTAGYGLAVGNLMFFFGAIYLYAINCVFICISTFFIVKYLKYPTKKQLTDRNQTKVKYIITTLITILILPSIYFAYQLFEQKKYQHAIDVFMENEFSNKGIAILYKRTAFNTSPKKLELGFLTKKFSVSEIKDLNAKLKSYDINNTKLIVVQDTTDLKSDILNEINSNNMVLSQKDVTILNLQKQLAADRYNNKELLSEIKILFPTVENIAVANHSFNEQTDSLKTVPVLVYNSKKPLDTQSATQLTSWLQKRLSKPEIALFNQKIELKVPPVAAAAKK